A section of the Malania oleifera isolate guangnan ecotype guangnan chromosome 2, ASM2987363v1, whole genome shotgun sequence genome encodes:
- the LOC131149557 gene encoding histone H4 has protein sequence MSGRGKGGKGLGKGGAKRHRKVLRDNIQGITKPAIRRLARRGGVKRISGLIYEETRGVLKIFLENVIRDAVTYTEHARRKTVTAMDVVYALKRQGRTLYGFGG, from the coding sequence ATGTCGGGTCGCGGAAAGGGAGGCAAGGGTTTGGGCAAGGGAGGAGCCAAGCGTCACAGGAAGGTCCTCAGAGATAACATTCAGGGTATCACCAAGCCTGCGATTCGTCGTCTGGCGAGGAGAGGAGGTGTGAAGAGGATCAGTGGGTTGATCTACGAAGAAACCAGAGGAGTTCTGAAAATCTTCCTGGAAAATGTTATCCGCGATGCTGTGACCTATACTGAGCATGCCAGGAGGAAGACCGTGACGGCAATGGACGTGGTTTACGCTTTGAAGAGGCAGGGAAGGACCCTCTATGGTTTCGGTGGTTAA